In a single window of the Streptomyces sp. CGMCC 4.7035 genome:
- a CDS encoding DAK2 domain-containing protein, which yields MAQVPQPLDALAVRTWCGLALQALGRAREEIDAINVYPVADGDTGTNLYLTVESAAAAVEAVFAGYETGAVTGARRPTLADAVRAMAHGALIGARGNSGTILAQLLRGMAQVLAADGETAHTDAQGLRLALRRAADSAREAVAHPVEGTVLSVASAAADAVTGAEGDCGSVARAAYEGARAALAATPGQLAVLERAGVVDAGGRGLVAVLAALVETFTGEAPRATVEAAVAVDGSGGAPHARLHGVTTAVARETAIAHQRTAATPRETTPAAQECVDGAVDGAGPAYEVIYLLEADDAAVARLRERLDVLGDSLVVVGGDGLWNVHVHVDDAGAAVEAGVEAGRPYRIRITHFAAGDVHTGGAGRPPRERAQRAVVAVVPGEGLAGLYQEAGATTVLARAGEPPASGELVEAVRRAHAREVVLLPNDADLRHTAAAAAEQARTEGVRVALIPTRSAVQGIAALAVHEPERRFDEDVVAMTSAAGATRYAEVAVAERQSWTMAGICQAGDVLGLIDGDVAVIGSDVTAAAETVLDRMLAAGGEMVTLVLGDEAPESIAAHLESRVRESYLAVDTVVYRGGRQGPLLLIGVE from the coding sequence GTGGCGCAGGTGCCGCAGCCATTGGATGCTCTCGCGGTGCGCACCTGGTGCGGTCTCGCGCTTCAGGCGCTGGGGCGGGCGCGCGAGGAGATCGACGCGATCAACGTCTATCCCGTGGCCGACGGGGACACCGGCACGAATCTCTATCTGACCGTGGAGTCGGCAGCCGCGGCCGTCGAGGCGGTCTTCGCCGGGTACGAGACGGGCGCCGTGACCGGCGCGCGGCGGCCGACGCTCGCGGACGCCGTCCGGGCCATGGCGCACGGCGCGCTCATCGGGGCGCGCGGAAACTCCGGGACGATCCTGGCGCAGTTGCTGCGGGGCATGGCCCAGGTGCTCGCCGCCGACGGTGAGACCGCCCACACCGACGCGCAGGGACTGCGGCTCGCTCTCCGGCGGGCCGCGGACTCCGCGCGCGAGGCCGTCGCACATCCCGTGGAGGGCACCGTCCTGAGCGTGGCCTCGGCCGCCGCGGACGCGGTCACCGGCGCCGAGGGCGACTGTGGGTCGGTCGCGCGGGCGGCGTACGAGGGGGCGCGGGCGGCCCTGGCGGCGACACCCGGGCAGCTGGCCGTCCTGGAGCGCGCCGGTGTGGTCGACGCGGGCGGCCGGGGGCTGGTGGCGGTGCTCGCGGCGCTGGTGGAGACCTTCACGGGAGAGGCGCCGCGGGCGACCGTTGAGGCAGCGGTCGCGGTCGACGGCTCGGGAGGGGCTCCGCACGCGCGCCTGCACGGCGTCACGACGGCCGTGGCCCGAGAGACGGCCATCGCACACCAGAGGACCGCGGCCACGCCCCGGGAGACGACCCCCGCGGCCCAGGAGTGCGTGGACGGTGCGGTGGACGGGGCCGGGCCCGCGTACGAGGTGATCTATCTCCTGGAGGCCGACGACGCGGCCGTGGCCCGGCTGCGGGAGCGGCTCGACGTGCTGGGGGACTCGCTCGTCGTGGTCGGCGGGGACGGGCTGTGGAACGTCCACGTGCACGTCGACGACGCGGGTGCCGCCGTCGAGGCGGGCGTCGAGGCCGGGCGCCCGTACCGGATCCGGATCACCCACTTCGCCGCCGGTGATGTACACACCGGCGGCGCCGGACGGCCGCCGCGCGAGCGGGCCCAGCGGGCGGTGGTGGCCGTGGTGCCGGGGGAGGGCCTGGCCGGGCTGTACCAGGAGGCCGGGGCGACCACTGTGCTCGCCCGGGCCGGGGAGCCGCCGGCCAGCGGGGAACTGGTGGAGGCGGTACGGCGGGCGCACGCGCGCGAGGTGGTGCTGCTGCCGAACGACGCGGATCTGCGCCACACTGCGGCCGCCGCGGCCGAGCAGGCGCGCACGGAGGGCGTCCGTGTGGCGCTCATCCCGACCCGGTCCGCGGTGCAGGGCATCGCTGCGCTGGCCGTGCACGAGCCGGAGCGGCGCTTCGACGAGGACGTCGTGGCCATGACGTCGGCGGCCGGCGCGACACGGTACGCCGAAGTGGCGGTCGCGGAACGGCAGTCCTGGACCATGGCCGGCATCTGCCAGGCCGGCGACGTCCTCGGCCTGATCGACGGCGACGTCGCGGTGATCGGCTCGGACGTCACGGCGGCGGCGGAGACGGTCCTGGACCGCATGCTCGCGGCGGGCGGCGAGATGGTCACCCTGGTCCTGGGCGACGAGGCCCCGGAGTCCATCGCGGCGCACCTGGAGTCCCGGGTGCGCGAGTCGTACCTGGCGGTCGACACGGTGGTGTACCGGGGCGGCCGCCAGGGACCGCTGCTGCTGATCGGCGTGGAGTGA
- a CDS encoding tetratricopeptide repeat protein, giving the protein MSQVMDFDSLRQAMAENYEQPEGPARNARAEQLLVEAEKLNIPLAVIEALGHQLKVYNYSSEKDKVFVPFARLLRMWDERPEDFDEYEAHSLFWVFKWMSSGMLGQPHIRLDVMEKWLGEMERRYRLAGHSERAVRSAEFSVAAHIGDLERAERAYGAWLAADRDSMADCHACELHDQGWWQAHKGEDEQALQLWRPVLEGEYVCAHEPHAVLASSLLPLLRLGRLDEARAHHLRGFRLVRAMESMRGSYADHVEFCALTGNEARGLELLAERPTYFTDSGEPRSKLDFLAVVALLMDRLVELGFGDQSVPGPAGREWTARELAAHAREEALALAARFDTRNGTRYVGERTRERMDRRPLVDRLPLGVRTAARPAPVAPPPVAPVQERDLPALVAEARRLNDALHPDAMNAWAAVARAAEGQELDPRDRADLVDHEALSRGPEGAELFERSAELYAAAGDPGEALAARARGAFVRALTGDADEALQTVTGLREEVLALFEEGGTGVRQTASVLVGRARILMHRLHEDDDSTEAAEEAVRELLAFAEPHTSQVRLASRAADAKAMLGELAARAGDAQAATELLARAAEEYVAAGLPWFAVEHEAQLAGMARQLGDAEVAQRAARAALEHGQGHLEPVGQAQLHLQLAEALGASGQLDQAAEHALEAAHWADEAGEGPTLGAWARHQLGGFLLQQGRFAEAAEVLESALPDLTTETHGDGAIVQTQWWLGDCHTELGEHRAAAERWLRAAEIARHWPEQRDHAMLAHLAAEALGRADLPAEADRAYARAGDLWRELGNTHGLVRALRARAWLAAGGDAGLDTARKLMAEAVGECASAAASTADDDARDRLVMELGHTHRQCGELIARSVGDDADAETLRTAYEEALAHVTEAIMVFQSLGAGGLDFRTGAELAAGRLEADLRRPAAASARARAVLSALSAYEDADGDTETVRTRRAEAERLLELLESHPDR; this is encoded by the coding sequence ATGAGCCAGGTCATGGACTTCGACTCACTGCGCCAGGCGATGGCGGAAAACTACGAGCAGCCGGAGGGGCCGGCGCGCAACGCGCGCGCGGAGCAGCTGCTCGTGGAGGCGGAGAAGCTGAACATCCCGCTGGCCGTGATCGAGGCGCTCGGGCACCAGCTGAAGGTCTACAACTACAGCTCCGAGAAGGACAAGGTGTTCGTCCCGTTCGCGCGTCTGCTGCGCATGTGGGACGAGCGCCCTGAGGACTTCGACGAGTACGAGGCCCATTCGCTGTTCTGGGTCTTCAAGTGGATGTCGTCGGGCATGCTGGGTCAGCCGCACATCCGGCTCGACGTCATGGAGAAGTGGCTCGGCGAGATGGAGCGCCGCTACCGGCTGGCCGGGCACTCCGAACGGGCGGTGCGCAGCGCCGAGTTCAGCGTCGCCGCGCACATCGGGGACCTGGAACGCGCCGAGCGGGCGTACGGGGCATGGCTGGCCGCCGACCGGGACAGCATGGCCGACTGCCACGCGTGCGAGCTGCACGACCAGGGGTGGTGGCAGGCGCACAAGGGCGAGGACGAGCAGGCGCTTCAGCTGTGGCGGCCGGTCCTTGAGGGCGAGTACGTGTGCGCGCACGAGCCGCACGCGGTGCTGGCCTCCTCCCTGCTGCCGCTGCTGCGTCTGGGCCGCCTGGACGAGGCGCGGGCCCACCACCTGCGCGGCTTCCGGCTGGTACGGGCCATGGAGAGCATGCGCGGCTCGTACGCGGACCACGTGGAGTTCTGCGCGCTGACCGGCAACGAGGCACGCGGCCTCGAACTCCTGGCCGAGCGGCCGACGTACTTCACCGACTCCGGGGAGCCGCGCAGCAAGCTGGACTTCCTGGCGGTGGTGGCGCTGTTGATGGACCGGCTGGTCGAGCTGGGATTCGGCGACCAGTCGGTGCCGGGCCCGGCGGGCCGGGAGTGGACCGCGCGCGAACTGGCCGCCCACGCGCGCGAGGAGGCGCTTGCGCTCGCCGCCCGCTTCGACACGCGCAACGGCACGCGGTACGTCGGTGAGCGCACCCGGGAGCGGATGGACCGCCGCCCGTTGGTGGACCGGCTCCCGCTGGGCGTGCGTACGGCGGCCCGTCCGGCGCCCGTGGCACCGCCGCCGGTCGCCCCGGTCCAGGAGCGAGACCTTCCGGCCCTGGTCGCCGAGGCCCGGCGCCTGAACGACGCTCTGCACCCGGACGCCATGAACGCGTGGGCCGCGGTGGCGCGCGCCGCGGAGGGCCAGGAGCTGGACCCCCGGGACCGCGCGGACCTCGTCGACCATGAGGCACTGAGCCGTGGCCCGGAGGGCGCCGAACTCTTCGAGCGGTCGGCCGAGTTGTATGCGGCGGCGGGCGACCCCGGGGAGGCGCTGGCGGCACGCGCGCGTGGAGCGTTCGTACGCGCGCTGACGGGCGACGCCGACGAGGCGCTGCAGACGGTCACCGGGCTGCGCGAGGAGGTGCTCGCCCTCTTCGAGGAGGGCGGGACCGGGGTGCGGCAGACGGCGTCCGTGCTCGTGGGACGGGCCCGCATCCTGATGCACCGGCTGCACGAGGACGACGACTCCACGGAGGCCGCCGAGGAGGCCGTGCGGGAACTGCTGGCGTTCGCCGAGCCGCACACGTCGCAGGTACGCCTCGCGTCCCGGGCGGCGGATGCGAAGGCGATGCTCGGGGAGCTGGCGGCGCGTGCCGGGGACGCTCAGGCCGCCACTGAGCTGCTGGCGCGGGCGGCCGAGGAGTACGTCGCGGCGGGACTTCCGTGGTTCGCGGTGGAACACGAGGCACAGCTGGCCGGGATGGCGCGGCAGCTGGGCGACGCGGAGGTGGCGCAGCGGGCGGCCCGCGCGGCGCTGGAGCACGGCCAGGGGCATCTGGAGCCGGTCGGGCAGGCGCAGCTTCACCTCCAGCTGGCGGAGGCGCTGGGTGCGTCGGGACAGCTCGATCAGGCCGCCGAGCACGCCTTGGAGGCGGCGCACTGGGCCGACGAGGCGGGCGAGGGCCCCACGCTGGGCGCGTGGGCGCGGCACCAGCTGGGCGGTTTCCTGCTCCAGCAGGGGCGTTTCGCCGAGGCGGCCGAGGTGCTGGAGTCGGCGTTGCCCGATCTGACCACCGAGACGCACGGCGACGGGGCGATCGTGCAGACGCAGTGGTGGCTCGGCGACTGCCATACGGAGCTGGGCGAGCACCGCGCGGCGGCGGAGCGGTGGCTGCGGGCCGCGGAGATCGCCCGGCACTGGCCGGAGCAGCGCGACCACGCGATGCTGGCCCACCTGGCCGCGGAGGCGCTGGGCCGCGCGGACCTGCCGGCGGAGGCGGACCGTGCGTATGCCCGCGCCGGGGACCTGTGGCGGGAGCTGGGCAACACGCACGGCCTGGTGCGTGCCCTGCGTGCCCGGGCGTGGCTCGCGGCCGGTGGGGACGCGGGCCTGGACACAGCGCGGAAGCTGATGGCGGAGGCGGTGGGAGAGTGCGCGTCGGCGGCGGCCTCCACCGCGGACGACGACGCCCGTGACCGGCTGGTCATGGAGCTCGGCCACACCCACCGCCAGTGCGGCGAGTTGATCGCACGGTCGGTCGGCGACGACGCGGACGCGGAGACGCTGCGCACGGCCTACGAGGAGGCGTTGGCCCACGTCACGGAGGCCATCATGGTCTTCCAGTCCCTCGGCGCGGGCGGCCTCGATTTCCGTACCGGCGCGGAACTGGCCGCGGGCCGGCTGGAGGCCGACCTCCGCCGCCCGGCCGCGGCGTCGGCACGCGCGCGTGCGGTGCTGTCGGCGTTGTCCGCGTACGAGGATGCCGACGGCGACACGGAGACGGTCCGCACGCGGCGGGCGGAGGCGGAGCGGCTGCTGGAGCTGCTGGAGTCACACCCGGACCGGTGA
- a CDS encoding HSP90 family protein, which translates to MDSQTSQSSQAPQSPHSPHTFQVDLRGLVDLLSHHLYSSPKVYLRELLQNAVDAITARRAEQPDAPATVRLYADGGALRVEDSGVGLTESDVHSLLATIGRSSKRADGLQEARSDFLGQFGIGLLACFVVAERIRVVSRSARTPDAAPVEWTAADDGSYVVRTLPHDARPEPGTTVHLVARPGAADWLSADRVRSLARDFGSLLPYDVRVGDEAITDLPAPWDRAYPSPTTRRVALARHCHDLFGFTPLDTIDLDVPLAGIRGVAYVLPTAVSPAQRASHRVHLKGMLLTERAEQLLPDWAFFVRCVLDTDSLRPTASRESLYEDETLGAVREALGERIRSWLTGLAAGDPERLAAFLSVHYLGVKSLARHDKEMLRTMLPWLPFETTDGRLSLEEFAQRHPVVHFTRTVEEYRQVAPIASAQGVGVVNGGYTYDSELVEALPSVRPGTVVAELDADTVTAHLDAVDPAEELALSAFLGAARAKLDPLGCDVVLRAFHPLSVPALHLDDRAARHEQARAEAEEQADDLWAGILGSLRGSAPRARLVLNHLNPLIRRISSLDDPELIGTATESLYGQALLMAQRPLRPADSALLNRAFIGLLEWATHPNSPEGGHR; encoded by the coding sequence ATGGACTCCCAGACCTCGCAGTCATCACAGGCACCACAGTCACCTCATTCACCTCATACGTTCCAGGTCGACCTGCGCGGTCTCGTGGACCTGCTCTCCCATCATCTCTACTCCAGCCCCAAGGTCTATCTGCGCGAGCTGCTGCAGAACGCCGTGGACGCGATCACCGCGCGCCGGGCCGAGCAGCCGGACGCGCCCGCCACGGTCCGGCTGTATGCGGACGGCGGCGCCCTCCGTGTCGAGGACTCGGGTGTCGGGCTCACCGAGTCCGACGTGCACAGCCTCCTCGCCACCATCGGACGCAGTTCGAAGCGGGCCGACGGCCTCCAGGAGGCACGCTCCGACTTCCTGGGGCAGTTCGGCATCGGGCTGCTGGCCTGTTTCGTCGTCGCCGAGCGCATCCGGGTCGTCAGCCGCAGCGCCCGTACGCCGGACGCGGCGCCCGTGGAGTGGACGGCGGCCGACGACGGCTCGTACGTCGTACGGACGTTGCCGCACGATGCCCGTCCGGAACCCGGCACCACCGTGCACCTGGTGGCGCGTCCCGGCGCCGCCGACTGGCTCTCCGCGGACCGGGTGCGCTCCCTGGCGCGGGACTTCGGGTCGCTGCTGCCGTACGACGTCAGGGTCGGCGACGAGGCGATCACGGACCTGCCGGCGCCCTGGGACCGCGCGTACCCCTCCCCCACCACCCGAAGGGTGGCCCTGGCGCGCCACTGTCACGACCTGTTCGGTTTCACCCCGCTGGACACGATCGACCTGGACGTGCCGCTCGCCGGGATCCGGGGCGTGGCGTACGTACTGCCGACCGCGGTCAGCCCGGCCCAGCGCGCGAGCCACCGTGTGCACCTGAAGGGCATGCTGCTGACCGAGCGTGCCGAACAGCTGCTGCCCGACTGGGCGTTCTTCGTGCGCTGTGTGCTCGACACGGACAGTCTGCGGCCCACGGCGTCGCGCGAGTCGCTGTACGAGGACGAGACCCTGGGGGCCGTGCGCGAGGCCCTCGGGGAGCGCATCCGGTCGTGGCTGACGGGGCTCGCGGCCGGTGACCCCGAGCGTCTCGCCGCCTTCCTGTCCGTGCACTACCTGGGCGTGAAGTCGCTCGCTCGGCACGACAAGGAGATGCTGCGCACCATGCTGCCGTGGCTGCCCTTCGAGACGACGGACGGGCGGCTGTCCCTGGAGGAGTTCGCGCAGCGGCATCCGGTCGTGCACTTCACGCGGACCGTGGAGGAGTACCGTCAGGTCGCGCCGATCGCCTCCGCGCAAGGTGTCGGTGTGGTCAACGGCGGCTACACGTACGACAGCGAGCTGGTGGAGGCGCTGCCGTCGGTGCGCCCGGGGACGGTGGTCGCGGAACTGGACGCGGACACCGTGACCGCGCATCTGGACGCGGTCGACCCGGCGGAGGAGCTGGCGTTGTCGGCCTTCCTGGGGGCCGCGCGCGCCAAACTGGACCCCCTGGGCTGCGACGTCGTGCTCCGGGCGTTCCATCCGCTGTCCGTGCCCGCGCTGCACCTGGACGACCGGGCGGCCCGTCACGAGCAGGCGCGCGCGGAGGCCGAGGAGCAGGCCGACGATCTGTGGGCGGGGATCCTGGGCTCGCTGCGGGGCAGCGCGCCCCGTGCGCGCCTCGTCCTCAACCACCTCAACCCGCTGATCCGAAGGATCAGCTCCCTGGACGACCCGGAGCTGATCGGCACCGCCACCGAGTCCCTCTACGGTCAGGCCCTGCTGATGGCGCAGCGCCCCCTGAGGCCCGCCGACTCCGCGCTGCTGAACCGCGCGTTCATCGGGCTCCTGGAATGGGCCACGCATCCCAACTCCCCGGAGGGAGGCCACCGATGA
- the recG gene encoding ATP-dependent DNA helicase RecG, translating into MDLVPALEEPLKKVLGPATAKVMAEHLGLHTVGDLLHHYPRRYEERGQLTHLADLPMDEHVTVVAQVADARLHTFASAKAPRGKGQRLEVTITDGSGRLQLVFFGNGVHKPHKELLPGTRALFAGKVSVFNRKLQLAHPAYELLRGEDVSETVDSWAGALIPLYPATAKLESWKIAKAVQTVLPSAQEAIDPLPDSLRDGRGLVSLPEALLKIHRPHTKADIADARSRLKWDEAFVLQVALARRRHADTQLQAIARKPKPDGLLTAFDDRLPFTLTEGQQKVSKEIFDDLATEHPMHRLLQGEVGSGKTMVALRAMLAVVDAGGQAAMLAPTEVLAQQHHRSVVEMMGELAEGGMLGGAEQATKVVLLTGSMGAAARRQALLDLVTGEAGIVIGTHALIEDKVQFHDLGLVVVDEQHRFGVEQRDALRGKGKQPPHLLVMTATPIPRTVAMTVFGDLETSVLDQLPAGRSPIASHVVPAADKPHFLARAWERVREEVEGGHQAYVVCPRIGDEEDDPKKAKKSPEDEAEKRPPLAVLDIADQLAKGPLQGLRVEVLHGRMHPDDKDAVMRRFAAGETDVLVATTVIEVGVNVPNATAMVIMDADRFGVSQLHQLRGRVGRGSAPGLCLLVTEMPEASAARQRLNAVASTLDGFELSRIDLEQRREGDVLGQAQSGVRSSLRMLAVIEDEEIIAEAREEAAAVVAADPDLERLPGLRTALEALLDDEREQYLEKG; encoded by the coding sequence ATGGATCTCGTGCCCGCACTGGAAGAACCACTGAAGAAGGTGCTCGGCCCCGCCACCGCGAAGGTGATGGCCGAGCACCTCGGCCTGCACACCGTCGGAGACCTGCTCCACCATTACCCGCGCAGATACGAGGAGCGCGGTCAGCTCACCCACCTCGCCGACCTGCCCATGGACGAGCACGTCACGGTGGTCGCCCAGGTCGCCGACGCCCGTCTGCACACCTTCGCCTCGGCCAAGGCCCCTCGCGGCAAGGGCCAGCGTCTGGAGGTCACGATCACCGACGGCAGCGGCCGCCTCCAACTGGTCTTCTTCGGCAACGGCGTGCACAAGCCCCACAAGGAACTCCTGCCGGGCACCCGCGCGCTGTTCGCGGGCAAGGTCTCCGTCTTCAACCGCAAACTCCAACTCGCCCATCCGGCATACGAGTTGCTGCGCGGCGAGGATGTGTCCGAGACGGTGGACAGCTGGGCGGGCGCCCTGATCCCCCTCTACCCCGCCACGGCCAAGCTGGAGTCCTGGAAGATCGCCAAGGCGGTGCAGACGGTGCTGCCGAGCGCCCAGGAGGCGATCGACCCCCTGCCGGACTCCCTCCGCGACGGCCGCGGTCTGGTCTCCCTTCCCGAGGCTCTCCTCAAGATCCACCGCCCGCACACGAAGGCGGACATCGCCGACGCCCGCTCCCGGCTCAAGTGGGACGAGGCCTTCGTCCTCCAAGTCGCTCTGGCCCGCCGCCGCCACGCGGACACCCAACTCCAGGCGATCGCCCGGAAGCCCAAGCCGGACGGCCTGCTGACGGCCTTCGACGACCGCCTCCCCTTCACCCTCACCGAAGGCCAGCAGAAGGTCTCGAAGGAGATCTTCGACGACCTGGCGACCGAGCATCCGATGCACCGGCTGCTCCAGGGAGAGGTCGGAAGTGGAAAAACCATGGTGGCCCTGCGCGCCATGCTCGCCGTCGTGGACGCCGGCGGGCAGGCCGCCATGCTCGCGCCCACCGAAGTGCTCGCCCAGCAGCACCACCGGTCCGTCGTCGAGATGATGGGGGAGCTGGCCGAGGGAGGGATGCTGGGCGGGGCCGAGCAGGCCACCAAGGTGGTGCTGCTCACGGGGTCCATGGGGGCGGCGGCGCGGCGGCAGGCGCTGCTCGATCTCGTCACCGGGGAGGCCGGGATCGTGATCGGCACCCATGCGCTGATCGAGGACAAGGTGCAGTTCCATGACCTCGGCCTTGTCGTGGTCGACGAGCAGCACCGGTTCGGGGTGGAGCAGCGGGACGCGCTGCGCGGCAAGGGCAAGCAGCCGCCGCACCTGCTGGTGATGACCGCCACGCCGATTCCCCGGACCGTCGCCATGACCGTATTCGGCGACCTGGAGACCTCCGTTCTCGACCAGCTCCCGGCCGGGCGTTCGCCGATCGCCAGCCATGTGGTGCCGGCCGCCGACAAACCGCACTTCCTGGCGCGCGCCTGGGAGCGTGTGCGCGAGGAGGTCGAGGGCGGGCATCAGGCGTACGTCGTGTGCCCCCGCATCGGCGATGAGGAGGACGATCCGAAGAAGGCGAAGAAGTCGCCCGAGGACGAGGCGGAGAAGCGGCCCCCGCTCGCTGTTCTCGATATCGCCGACCAACTCGCCAAGGGGCCGTTGCAGGGACTCCGGGTCGAGGTGCTGCACGGGCGAATGCACCCCGACGACAAGGACGCGGTGATGCGCCGGTTCGCCGCCGGGGAGACGGACGTCCTGGTCGCGACGACGGTCATCGAGGTGGGCGTCAACGTCCCGAACGCCACGGCGATGGTGATCATGGACGCCGACCGCTTCGGGGTCTCACAGCTCCACCAGCTGCGTGGCCGGGTCGGCCGGGGCTCGGCGCCGGGGCTGTGCCTCCTGGTCACCGAGATGCCGGAGGCGAGCGCGGCCCGCCAGCGCCTGAACGCGGTGGCGTCCACCCTCGACGGCTTCGAACTCTCCCGCATCGACCTCGAACAGCGCCGCGAGGGCGACGTGCTCGGCCAGGCCCAGTCCGGCGTCCGTTCCTCGCTGCGCATGCTGGCGGTCATCGAGGACGAGGAGATCATCGCCGAGGCCCGCGAGGAGGCGGCGGCGGTGGTGGCCGCCGACCCCGACCTGGAGCGACTGCCCGGCCTGCGCACGGCCTTGGAGGCGCTGCTGGACGACGAGCGGGAGCAGTACCTGGAAAAGGGCTGA
- the rsmD gene encoding 16S rRNA (guanine(966)-N(2))-methyltransferase RsmD translates to MRNHPHDQGSEMTRVIAGAAGGRRLAVPPGTGTRPTSDRAREGLFSTWQSLLGGPLDGERVLDLYAGSGAVGLEALSRGAGHILLVEADARAVRTVRENVRTLGLPGAEVRAGKAEQIIRTPAPSDPYDIVFLDPPYAVSDEDLREILLTLRTGGWLAADALVTVERSTRGGEFRWPDGFDAIRARRYGEGTFWYGRAASTCEDAR, encoded by the coding sequence ATCCGTAACCATCCCCACGACCAAGGATCCGAGATGACCCGCGTGATCGCCGGCGCAGCCGGCGGACGCCGACTGGCCGTCCCGCCGGGAACCGGCACCCGCCCCACCTCCGACCGGGCGCGCGAGGGCCTCTTCTCCACCTGGCAGTCCCTCCTCGGCGGCCCGCTGGACGGCGAGCGGGTCCTCGACCTGTACGCCGGCTCGGGCGCCGTCGGCCTGGAGGCCCTGTCCCGCGGGGCCGGCCACATCCTCCTCGTCGAGGCCGACGCCCGGGCCGTCCGGACCGTCCGTGAGAACGTCCGGACACTCGGTCTGCCCGGCGCCGAAGTCAGGGCGGGCAAAGCGGAACAGATCATCCGGACACCGGCGCCGTCGGACCCGTACGACATCGTCTTCCTGGACCCCCCGTACGCGGTTTCCGACGAGGATCTTCGCGAGATTCTGCTCACACTCCGGACGGGGGGCTGGCTCGCGGCCGACGCCCTCGTCACCGTGGAGCGCAGCACCAGAGGCGGAGAATTCCGGTGGCCGGACGGCTTCGACGCGATCCGGGCCCGTCGTTACGGCGAAGGGACGTTTTGGTACGGTCGCGCCGCCTCTACGTGCGAAGACGCACGATGA
- the coaD gene encoding pantetheine-phosphate adenylyltransferase → MRRAVCPGSFDPITNGHLDIIARASKLYDEVYVAVMINKSKKGLFEIDERIDLIRQVTAEFGNVEVEAFHGLLVDFCKQRDIPAIVKGLRAVSDFDYELQMAQMNNGLSGVETLFVPTNPTYSFLSSSLVKEVAAWGGDVSHLVPPVVLEALDQRLRKD, encoded by the coding sequence GTGCGCCGCGCCGTCTGTCCCGGGTCGTTCGACCCGATCACCAACGGACACCTCGACATCATTGCCCGCGCCTCCAAGCTGTACGACGAGGTGTACGTCGCGGTGATGATCAACAAGTCCAAGAAGGGCCTGTTCGAGATCGACGAGCGGATCGATCTGATCCGCCAGGTCACCGCCGAGTTCGGGAACGTGGAGGTGGAGGCCTTCCACGGCCTGCTGGTCGACTTCTGCAAGCAGCGTGACATCCCCGCGATCGTCAAGGGCCTGCGCGCCGTCAGCGACTTCGACTACGAGCTGCAGATGGCCCAGATGAACAACGGCCTCTCGGGTGTGGAGACCCTCTTCGTGCCTACCAATCCCACCTACAGCTTCCTGTCCTCCTCGCTCGTCAAGGAGGTCGCCGCCTGGGGTGGAGACGTCTCCCACCTGGTGCCCCCGGTCGTTCTGGAGGCCCTCGACCAGCGCCTCAGGAAGGACTGA
- a CDS encoding ATP synthase F0 subunit B produces the protein MDVQKKLDEIVAMVSGARGMPMSASCVVNRAELLSMLEEVRAALPDSLAQAQELIGDREQMVERARQEAERIIETAHAERGSLISDTEVARRSQNEADRILTEARQEAEEVRAEADDYVDSKLANFEVVLTKTLGSVGRGREKLLGTGPGLDEQGYEDEDAPERSHDPETLRRDADAYVDAKLGAFEAVLAKTLEAVGKGRQKLHGRIATDDLGALADDMTTVQHSSDADYLADLAALADTPDRTPAAPARAPAIPAQQTEPAYAQQQDPYGYQQTDQYGYQQAYAQQDPYGYQQADPYAAYPQAQTYDQQAAYDQGQGGHQGYAQDNALDETSLFDTTMISAEQLRAYEQGRGGH, from the coding sequence GTGGACGTGCAGAAGAAGCTCGACGAGATCGTGGCGATGGTCTCCGGCGCCCGGGGCATGCCCATGTCGGCCTCGTGCGTGGTCAACCGCGCCGAGCTGCTCTCGATGCTGGAGGAGGTGCGCGCGGCGCTGCCCGACTCCCTGGCCCAGGCCCAGGAGCTGATCGGCGACCGTGAGCAGATGGTCGAGCGGGCCCGCCAGGAGGCCGAGCGGATCATCGAGACCGCGCACGCCGAACGCGGCTCCCTGATCTCCGACACGGAGGTCGCCCGCCGCTCCCAGAACGAGGCCGACCGCATCCTCACCGAGGCCCGTCAGGAGGCCGAGGAGGTCCGCGCCGAGGCCGACGACTACGTCGACTCCAAGCTCGCCAACTTCGAGGTCGTCCTCACCAAGACCCTCGGCTCGGTCGGCCGCGGCCGCGAGAAGCTCCTCGGCACCGGTCCCGGCCTCGACGAGCAGGGGTACGAGGACGAGGACGCCCCCGAGCGCAGTCACGACCCCGAGACCCTGCGCCGCGACGCCGACGCGTACGTGGACGCCAAGCTCGGTGCCTTCGAGGCCGTCCTCGCCAAGACCCTGGAGGCCGTCGGCAAGGGCCGGCAGAAGCTGCACGGCCGTATCGCCACCGACGACCTGGGCGCCCTCGCCGACGACATGACGACCGTCCAGCACTCCAGCGACGCTGACTACCTCGCCGACCTCGCGGCCCTGGCCGACACCCCGGACCGGACGCCCGCGGCCCCTGCCCGGGCACCCGCGATCCCGGCCCAGCAGACTGAGCCGGCCTACGCGCAGCAGCAGGACCCCTACGGCTATCAGCAGACCGACCAGTACGGCTACCAGCAGGCGTACGCCCAGCAGGACCCCTACGGCTACCAGCAGGCCGACCCGTACGCCGCCTACCCGCAGGCGCAGACGTACGACCAGCAGGCCGCGTACGACCAGGGACAGGGCGGGCACCAGGGGTACGCCCAGGACAACGCGCTGGACGAGACAAGCCTCTTCGACACGACCATGATCAGCGCCGAGCAGCTGCGAGCCTACGAACAGGGGCGCGGCGGTCACTGA